The Bacteroides acidifaciens genome includes a region encoding these proteins:
- a CDS encoding type II toxin-antitoxin system RelE/ParE family toxin, whose protein sequence is MNVEFEKDYLADLYEKGKTTDKKHRFQPNIVKGYLKCVKVLMNISKMEDLFTFQSLNYEKLKGDKKGLSSLRINDQYRLEFREIPGQGDQSIIEICSIVDITNHYK, encoded by the coding sequence ATGAATGTAGAATTTGAAAAGGATTATCTAGCGGACCTATACGAAAAGGGGAAAACGACTGATAAAAAACATCGGTTTCAGCCCAATATAGTAAAGGGGTATTTAAAGTGCGTGAAAGTCTTAATGAATATTTCTAAAATGGAGGATTTATTTACTTTCCAATCTTTAAATTACGAGAAATTGAAAGGTGATAAAAAGGGGCTTTCTTCTTTGCGTATTAACGACCAATATCGTTTGGAGTTTAGAGAAATCCCTGGTCAAGGCGATCAATCAATAATAGAAATTTGTTCAATAGTAGATATAACGAATCATTATAAATAA
- a CDS encoding HigA family addiction module antitoxin — translation MGKLANNLQSFTPYHPGELVKDELEYRAIKQKDFAEKFSISYSVLNEVLNGKRTITSEFALILEAALGVKADVLVRMQTDYNLDMARNSDKMKEKLDNIRKIAAAL, via the coding sequence ATGGGAAAATTAGCTAACAATTTACAGTCGTTCACCCCGTACCATCCCGGAGAGTTGGTAAAAGATGAGCTGGAATACCGAGCTATAAAGCAGAAAGATTTTGCTGAAAAGTTTAGTATATCGTATAGTGTGCTTAATGAGGTATTGAATGGGAAAAGAACTATAACTTCTGAATTCGCATTAATTTTGGAAGCTGCTTTGGGCGTAAAAGCGGATGTTTTGGTTAGGATGCAAACTGATTATAATTTGGATATGGCTAGAAATAGCGATAAGATGAAGGAAAAGCTTGATAATATAAGAAAAATTGCGGCTGCATTATAG
- a CDS encoding TlpA family protein disulfide reductase, with protein MKKRIMNVCGMAFLAISILACSGQKKGTTSAETASDSVEVTSEAVIAEADSTGYIVRVGETAPDFTITLTDGKQVSLSSLRGKVVMLQFTASWCGVCRKEMPFIEKDIWLKHKDNADFALIGIDRDEPLDKVLAFAKSTGVTYPLGLDPGADIFAKYALRESGITRNVLIDKEGKIVKLTRLYNEEEFASLVQMIDEMLK; from the coding sequence ATGAAAAAGAGAATTATGAATGTGTGTGGAATGGCATTTTTAGCCATAAGTATATTGGCATGTTCCGGTCAGAAGAAGGGAACGACGAGTGCTGAAACAGCATCGGATAGCGTGGAAGTGACTTCGGAAGCGGTGATTGCCGAAGCGGATAGTACAGGATATATCGTTCGGGTAGGAGAGACGGCTCCCGATTTCACGATTACCTTGACCGATGGCAAACAGGTAAGCTTGTCTTCTCTTCGGGGGAAAGTGGTGATGTTGCAGTTTACAGCGAGTTGGTGTGGCGTATGTAGGAAAGAAATGCCATTTATTGAAAAAGATATTTGGCTGAAACATAAAGACAATGCTGATTTTGCATTGATTGGCATTGACCGTGACGAACCGCTTGATAAAGTGCTTGCTTTTGCCAAATCTACAGGAGTCACTTATCCGTTGGGATTAGATCCGGGAGCTGATATTTTCGCAAAATATGCCTTGCGTGAATCCGGTATAACAAGAAATGTGCTGATAGATAAAGAAGGGAAAATCGTAAAATTGACTCGTTTGTATAATGAGGAAGAGTTTGCTTCTCTTGTGCAGATGATTGATGAAATGCTGAAGTGA
- a CDS encoding class I SAM-dependent methyltransferase — translation MATTILSTEKDPMGAAISDYFNHRRANRLRVFSSQFEEDEIPVKELFRNIQSMPVLERTALQMATGRILDVGAGSGCHALALQEMGKDVCAIDISPLSVEVMKQRGVNDARLVNLFDETFTETFDSILMLMNGSGIIGKLSNMPGFFQRMKRILRPGGCILMDSSDLRYLFEEEDGSIVIDLAGNYYGEVDFQMQYKDVKGDTFDWLYIDFQTLSLYASECGFKAELVKEGKHYDYLAKLSLA, via the coding sequence ATGGCAACAACAATTCTTTCCACAGAAAAGGACCCGATGGGAGCCGCTATTTCTGATTATTTCAATCATCGCAGAGCCAACCGCTTACGAGTATTTTCTTCTCAATTCGAGGAAGATGAAATCCCTGTCAAGGAACTATTCCGCAATATCCAATCCATGCCTGTACTGGAACGTACCGCTCTACAAATGGCCACAGGACGGATATTAGATGTAGGTGCAGGAAGCGGCTGCCATGCGTTGGCACTTCAGGAAATGGGAAAAGACGTATGTGCCATTGATATTTCTCCACTATCTGTCGAGGTTATGAAACAACGGGGAGTCAATGACGCCCGTCTCGTCAATCTCTTTGATGAAACATTTACCGAAACGTTCGATTCTATCCTGATGCTGATGAATGGTTCGGGAATTATCGGAAAGTTAAGCAATATGCCCGGCTTCTTTCAACGAATGAAACGCATCCTTCGCCCCGGGGGATGCATATTGATGGACTCCAGCGACCTTCGTTATCTTTTCGAGGAAGAAGATGGCAGCATAGTCATTGATTTAGCCGGAAATTATTACGGAGAAGTTGATTTCCAGATGCAGTATAAGGATGTGAAAGGAGATACATTCGATTGGTTATATATAGATTTCCAGACACTTAGCTTATATGCATCCGAATGTGGATTCAAAGCCGAACTGGTAAAAGAAGGCAAACACTACGATTATTTGGCAAAGCTCAGTCTCGCCTGA
- a CDS encoding DUF3592 domain-containing protein has translation MIINIIICVAAIILLIKGISLVLRTVMVWMMFVGIMKNSRTKMHGRVVEVQTKTYSSDDGDITANYPIVEYKSDEEKEMHRRMATYDFIVETANYSHKLYSQKTPHVGDKVTVICNPKTPDEILAFSTMPLTRLLCKLFAPGCFYVLASILGVCYVFIK, from the coding sequence GTGATAATCAATATTATTATTTGCGTAGCGGCAATTATACTACTAATTAAGGGAATTTCCTTGGTGTTAAGAACAGTGATGGTCTGGATGATGTTTGTTGGTATAATGAAGAATAGCAGAACAAAGATGCATGGAAGGGTTGTGGAGGTACAGACTAAGACTTATAGTAGCGATGATGGTGATATTACTGCGAATTATCCCATAGTGGAGTATAAATCGGATGAAGAGAAAGAAATGCATCGTCGAATGGCCACCTATGATTTTATCGTGGAAACGGCTAATTATTCTCATAAGTTATATTCTCAAAAGACACCTCATGTAGGAGATAAGGTGACAGTTATATGTAACCCGAAGACTCCGGATGAAATCTTGGCATTTTCCACTATGCCTCTTACAAGATTATTATGTAAACTGTTTGCTCCGGGATGTTTCTATGTGCTAGCAAGTATCTTAGGCGTCTGTTATGTATTTATTAAATGA
- a CDS encoding VOC family protein: MEIKSKFDHFNINVTNLERSIAFYEKALGLKEHHRKEASDGSFTLVYLTDNETGFLLELTWLKDHTAPYELGENESHLCFRVAGDYDAVRAYHKEMNCVCFENTAMGLYFINDPDDYWIEILPQK; encoded by the coding sequence ATGGAAATAAAAAGTAAATTTGACCATTTCAATATCAATGTAACAAATCTGGAGCGTAGCATTGCTTTCTATGAGAAAGCGCTCGGTTTGAAAGAACATCACCGGAAAGAAGCTTCCGACGGTTCGTTCACGTTAGTTTATCTGACAGATAACGAGACGGGCTTTCTCCTGGAATTGACTTGGCTGAAAGATCATACCGCTCCGTATGAACTGGGCGAGAATGAAAGCCATCTCTGTTTTCGTGTGGCCGGTGATTACGATGCTGTCAGGGCTTATCACAAAGAAATGAATTGTGTATGTTTTGAAAATACTGCCATGGGGCTTTATTTCATCAACGACCCGGACGACTATTGGATTGAGATACTTCCACAGAAGTAA
- a CDS encoding DUF4468 domain-containing protein, whose translation MNKFTILFLTLFLALPMAMKADSAKDKKDDTRYLVGAVPEVDGKVVFSKEFQIPGMSQAQIYNTVMKWMDERLKENKNIDSRIVFSDKDKGTIAGVGEEWIVFSSSALSLDRTLINYQITVTCKPGNCLVELEKIRFTYRDTEKYKAEEWITDKYALNKAKTKLVRGLAKWRRKTVDFADDIFMDVAVAFGAPDTRPKAEKKKKEEEQKAPSIVAAAGPIVIGGANAKTDIKGTTTEPAQKTVPAATLTPATPIGKASADMPGYTEVNLKQIPGEVYALMGSGKLVISIGKDEFNMTNMTANAGGALGYQSGKAVAYCTLSPEQSYDAIEKADSYTLKLYAPNQTTPSAVIECKKLPSQTAPQAGQPRTYVGEIVKLLMKK comes from the coding sequence ATGAATAAATTTACGATTCTGTTTCTTACTCTGTTCCTCGCATTGCCGATGGCAATGAAGGCAGATTCTGCAAAAGACAAAAAAGACGATACCAGGTATCTTGTAGGGGCTGTTCCCGAAGTGGATGGCAAAGTAGTATTCTCCAAGGAATTCCAGATTCCCGGAATGAGCCAGGCACAAATCTACAATACGGTAATGAAGTGGATGGACGAACGCCTGAAAGAAAATAAGAACATCGACAGCCGCATCGTCTTTTCCGACAAAGACAAAGGTACGATTGCCGGCGTGGGAGAAGAATGGATTGTATTCAGTTCCAGTGCATTGTCTTTAGACCGTACTCTTATCAATTACCAGATTACAGTGACTTGCAAACCCGGAAATTGTCTGGTAGAACTGGAAAAGATACGTTTCACCTACCGCGATACTGAAAAATATAAAGCGGAAGAATGGATTACCGACAAATATGCGCTTAACAAAGCAAAGACTAAACTGGTGCGCGGATTGGCAAAATGGCGCAGAAAAACGGTAGATTTCGCAGATGATATATTCATGGATGTAGCCGTAGCTTTCGGAGCACCAGATACGCGCCCGAAAGCAGAGAAAAAGAAGAAGGAAGAAGAGCAAAAGGCTCCGTCAATCGTTGCAGCCGCAGGGCCTATTGTCATTGGTGGCGCAAATGCGAAGACTGATATTAAAGGGACGACTACCGAACCTGCTCAGAAGACTGTTCCCGCCGCAACTCTCACTCCTGCTACTCCTATAGGCAAGGCTTCTGCAGATATGCCGGGTTATACAGAGGTTAATTTAAAGCAGATTCCGGGCGAAGTATATGCTTTGATGGGAAGCGGAAAATTGGTTATCAGTATCGGAAAGGATGAGTTCAATATGACAAATATGACTGCAAATGCCGGTGGCGCGCTGGGTTATCAGTCGGGCAAGGCCGTGGCTTACTGCACGCTTTCTCCTGAACAGTCTTATGATGCCATCGAAAAAGCGGACAGTTATACACTGAAACTCTATGCTCCGAACCAAACAACTCCGTCGGCTGTTATTGAATGTAAGAAACTGCCTTCACAAACCGCTCCGCAAGCCGGACAACCCCGTACATATGTCGGTGAGATTGTGAAGCTCTTAATGAAAAAATAA
- a CDS encoding MBL fold metallo-hydrolase yields MTLDYIYHSGFAIEAEDVTVIIDYYKDSSESEQNRGIVHDYLLQRPGKLYVLATHFHPDHFNREILTWKEQRPDIQYIFSKDILKSHRAKAEDAFYIKKGETYEDDTIRIDAFGSTDVGSSFLIHLQGWSIFHAGDLNNWHWSEESTEAEIRKANGDFLAEVKYLKEKAPNIDLVLFPVDRRMGKDYMKGAKQFIEQIKTTIFVPMHFSEDYEGGNALQSFAEDAGCRFISITRRGESFEITK; encoded by the coding sequence ATGACACTGGATTATATTTATCACAGCGGTTTCGCCATCGAAGCGGAAGACGTGACCGTTATCATTGATTACTACAAAGATTCTTCCGAATCAGAACAAAACCGGGGAATCGTGCATGATTATCTCCTGCAAAGACCGGGTAAACTGTACGTATTGGCTACCCACTTCCATCCCGATCACTTCAACCGTGAGATATTGACGTGGAAAGAACAACGTCCCGACATTCAATATATTTTCTCCAAAGACATCCTGAAATCACACCGCGCCAAAGCCGAAGATGCTTTCTATATTAAGAAAGGAGAAACTTACGAGGATGACACCATCCGCATTGACGCGTTCGGCTCGACGGATGTAGGCAGTTCGTTCCTGATTCATCTGCAAGGTTGGAGTATTTTCCATGCCGGCGACCTGAACAACTGGCACTGGAGTGAAGAATCCACCGAAGCAGAGATACGAAAAGCCAACGGTGATTTCCTTGCAGAAGTTAAATATTTAAAAGAAAAAGCGCCAAACATTGATTTAGTACTGTTTCCGGTAGACCGAAGAATGGGAAAAGATTACATGAAAGGGGCAAAACAGTTCATCGAACAAATAAAAACTACTATATTTGTGCCCATGCACTTCAGTGAAGATTACGAAGGCGGCAACGCGCTTCAAAGTTTTGCCGAAGATGCAGGATGCCGTTTTATCAGCATCACCCGTCGGGGCGAAAGTTTTGAAATTACCAAATAA
- the pdxH gene encoding pyridoxamine 5'-phosphate oxidase yields the protein MRTSLADIRQEYTKSGLRENELPDDPLSLFSQWLQEAIDAEVDEPTAVIVGTVSPEGKPSTRTVLLKGLHDGKFVFYTNYESRKGKQLAQNPYVSLSFVWHALERQVHIEGTAAKVEPAESDEYFRIRPYKSRIGARISPQSQPIKSRMQLMRAFVKEAARWLGKNVERPANWGGYAVTSARIEFWQGRPNRLHDRFLYTLQPDGEWEISRLAP from the coding sequence ATGAGAACAAGTCTAGCTGATATCCGACAAGAATATACCAAAAGCGGGTTGCGGGAAAATGAACTTCCCGACGACCCGCTTTCGCTTTTCAGCCAATGGCTGCAAGAAGCGATTGACGCAGAAGTGGATGAGCCGACTGCCGTCATTGTGGGCACTGTGTCTCCCGAAGGAAAACCGTCCACACGCACAGTATTATTGAAAGGGCTACATGATGGTAAGTTTGTCTTTTACACGAATTACGAAAGCCGCAAAGGAAAGCAGTTGGCACAAAATCCATATGTCTCCCTTTCTTTTGTGTGGCATGCGCTCGAAAGACAAGTGCACATCGAAGGGACGGCAGCCAAAGTAGAGCCGGCAGAATCGGACGAATATTTCCGTATACGTCCTTACAAAAGCAGAATCGGCGCACGAATCTCCCCACAAAGTCAGCCCATCAAGAGCAGGATGCAGTTGATGCGTGCCTTCGTCAAAGAAGCAGCCCGGTGGTTAGGGAAAAATGTGGAAAGACCCGCCAATTGGGGCGGATATGCAGTTACATCTGCTAGAATCGAGTTCTGGCAGGGGCGTCCCAACCGTCTGCACGACCGCTTCTTATATACCCTGCAACCGGATGGCGAATGGGAAATCAGTCGCCTTGCTCCCTGA
- a CDS encoding pirin family protein → MKKAIHKADTRGHSQYDWLDSYHTFSFDEYFDSDRINFGALRVLNDDKVAPGEGFQTHPHKNMEIVSIPLKGHLQHGDSKKNSRIITVGEIQTMSAGTGIFHSEMNASPVEPVEFLQIWIMPRERNTRPVYQDFNISELERPNELAVIVSPDGSTPASLLQDTWFSIGKVEAGKKLGYHMHQSHAGAYIFLIEGEITVEGEVMKRRDGMGIYETNSFELETLKDSHILLIEVPM, encoded by the coding sequence ATGAAGAAAGCTATACATAAAGCTGATACAAGAGGACATTCACAATATGATTGGCTGGATAGTTACCACACTTTCAGTTTCGATGAATATTTCGATTCCGACCGTATCAACTTCGGTGCCCTTCGTGTACTGAATGATGACAAGGTTGCACCCGGAGAAGGATTCCAGACTCATCCGCACAAGAATATGGAAATCGTTTCGATTCCCTTGAAAGGTCATCTGCAACATGGGGACAGCAAGAAGAACAGCCGGATTATCACTGTCGGGGAAATCCAGACGATGAGTGCCGGAACAGGAATCTTCCATAGTGAAATGAACGCAAGTCCCGTAGAACCGGTGGAGTTTCTGCAAATATGGATTATGCCGAGAGAACGGAATACACGTCCCGTTTACCAGGATTTCAATATCAGCGAACTGGAACGCCCGAATGAGTTGGCAGTTATCGTATCACCCGATGGCAGCACACCTGCTTCCCTCTTGCAAGATACTTGGTTCTCTATCGGTAAGGTAGAAGCCGGGAAGAAATTGGGATACCATATGCATCAAAGCCATGCGGGTGCATATATATTCCTTATCGAAGGGGAAATTACAGTGGAAGGCGAAGTGATGAAACGCCGTGACGGAATGGGTATTTATGAAACCAACAGTTTTGAACTGGAAACGTTGAAGGACTCACATATTCTGTTGATAGAAGTACCGATGTGA
- a CDS encoding 2-hydroxyacid dehydrogenase — translation MGYTIAFFGTKPYDESSFNDRNKEFGFEIRYYKGNLNKNNVLLTQGADAVCIFVNDVADAEVIRIMAANGVKLLALRCAGFNNVDLDAAAAAGITVVRVPAYSPYATAEYTVALMLSLNRKIPRASWRTKEGNFSLHGLMGFDMRGKTAGIIGTGKIAKILIHILRGFGMNVLAYDLYPDYNFAREEKIVYTSLDELYHNSDIISLHCPLTEETKYLINDYSISKMKDGVMIINTGRGQLIHTNALIEGLKNKKIGSAGLDVYEEESEYFYEDQSDRIIDDDVLARLLSFNNVIVTSHQAFFTREAMENIALTTLQNIKDFINHKPLLNEVKR, via the coding sequence ATGGGCTATACTATTGCATTTTTTGGCACAAAGCCTTATGACGAATCTTCTTTCAATGATAGAAACAAAGAATTCGGATTTGAGATACGCTATTACAAAGGAAATCTGAACAAGAACAATGTACTACTGACGCAAGGCGCAGATGCTGTATGCATCTTCGTAAACGATGTTGCCGATGCAGAAGTCATCCGTATTATGGCAGCCAATGGAGTAAAACTACTGGCACTGCGATGTGCCGGATTCAACAATGTGGATTTGGATGCGGCTGCCGCCGCCGGAATTACCGTTGTACGGGTACCTGCCTACTCGCCCTATGCAACTGCCGAATATACGGTGGCGCTTATGCTATCGCTGAATCGTAAAATACCACGTGCTTCCTGGCGCACTAAGGAGGGCAATTTCTCCCTTCATGGCTTGATGGGATTTGATATGCGCGGAAAGACAGCAGGCATCATCGGCACAGGAAAAATAGCGAAAATCCTGATTCATATCCTAAGAGGTTTCGGCATGAACGTGCTGGCATATGACCTCTACCCTGATTATAACTTCGCACGGGAAGAGAAGATTGTCTATACTTCACTGGACGAACTATATCATAATTCGGATATTATCTCCCTGCACTGCCCGCTCACTGAAGAAACGAAATATCTTATTAACGACTACTCCATCAGCAAGATGAAAGACGGAGTGATGATTATCAACACCGGTCGCGGGCAGTTGATTCATACCAATGCGCTGATTGAAGGGTTAAAGAATAAGAAAATCGGTTCCGCAGGACTGGACGTATATGAGGAAGAAAGCGAATACTTTTACGAAGACCAGTCCGATCGCATCATCGACGATGATGTGCTTGCCCGCCTGCTCTCGTTCAATAACGTGATTGTCACCTCTCATCAGGCATTCTTCACACGCGAAGCAATGGAGAATATTGCCCTGACAACCTTGCAAAACATAAAAGATTTCATCAATCACAAACCTCTGCTAAATGAAGTGAAGAGATAA
- a CDS encoding OmpP1/FadL family transporter, with protein MRKNFLIGFAMLIVSIPTFAGGLLTNTNQHAAFLRMLSRGATIEIDGALSNPAGLAFLPNDGFHVGLSIQSAFQTRNIDASFMTYSGLDLTNPTAPIPTVSDKYYSKYYEGKAAAPIIPSVFAAYKKGDWTISGFFAITGGGGKASFDDGLPMFESVAMAGIFQESLKKHLTSGGKSPIVTPGMYDISTAMDGKQYIYALQLGLSYKINDWLSAFAGGRMNYFTGGYVGFLDAKMKADLGGADLMHLALDCDQTGWGFTPVIGVDAKLGKLNIGAKYEFKTNLNIENNTKKIEASVETDALAPFKHGVNTPNDIPSMLSVAAAYEFLPVLRASVEYHFYDDKKAGMADGKQKYLTKGTNEYLMGIEWDVIKRLTLSCGGQITDYGLSDNFQSDTSFSCDSYSIGVGAKLMLSERAALNVGYMWTTYEDYTKKSPNYNGTGISGTNVYSRTNKVFGASVNYKF; from the coding sequence ATGAGAAAAAATTTCTTGATTGGATTTGCAATGTTAATCGTTTCAATTCCAACTTTTGCCGGAGGTCTTCTGACAAATACTAATCAACACGCTGCTTTTCTTCGTATGTTATCTCGTGGTGCCACTATCGAAATTGATGGTGCCTTGTCTAATCCTGCCGGTTTGGCATTTTTGCCGAATGACGGTTTTCATGTGGGTTTGAGTATTCAGAGTGCTTTTCAGACGAGAAATATTGATGCTAGCTTTATGACATATAGTGGTCTTGATTTAACAAACCCTACCGCTCCTATTCCTACCGTTTCTGACAAATATTATAGTAAATATTATGAAGGAAAGGCTGCTGCTCCCATTATTCCGAGTGTATTTGCAGCTTATAAAAAAGGTGATTGGACTATTTCCGGTTTCTTTGCAATTACTGGTGGAGGTGGTAAAGCTTCATTTGATGACGGTTTGCCAATGTTTGAGTCGGTGGCTATGGCAGGTATCTTTCAGGAAAGTTTAAAAAAACATTTAACTTCTGGTGGAAAGAGCCCTATCGTTACTCCTGGTATGTATGACATTAGCACTGCTATGGATGGCAAGCAATATATCTATGCATTACAATTAGGGTTATCCTATAAAATAAATGATTGGCTTTCTGCTTTTGCGGGAGGACGCATGAATTATTTTACTGGTGGTTATGTGGGCTTTTTGGATGCTAAAATGAAAGCAGACTTAGGAGGAGCCGACTTGATGCATTTGGCTTTAGACTGTGATCAGACAGGTTGGGGATTCACTCCCGTTATTGGTGTGGATGCTAAGTTGGGTAAATTGAATATTGGTGCTAAGTATGAATTCAAGACTAATCTTAATATAGAAAACAATACAAAAAAAATTGAAGCTTCTGTAGAAACGGATGCACTGGCACCTTTCAAACACGGTGTGAACACTCCTAACGATATACCTTCCATGCTTTCAGTTGCAGCTGCTTATGAATTTCTACCTGTACTGCGTGCATCTGTAGAATACCATTTCTATGATGACAAAAAAGCAGGAATGGCTGATGGAAAGCAGAAGTATTTGACAAAGGGAACAAATGAATACTTAATGGGTATTGAATGGGATGTAATCAAACGATTGACCTTGAGTTGTGGTGGACAGATTACGGATTATGGATTGTCTGACAACTTCCAAAGTGATACTAGTTTCTCCTGTGATTCTTATTCAATAGGTGTGGGTGCGAAATTGATGTTGAGTGAAAGAGCTGCTTTGAATGTAGGTTATATGTGGACTACCTATGAAGATTATACTAAAAAATCCCCAAATTACAATGGCACAGGGATATCCGGTACTAATGTATATAGCCGTACTAATAAAGTGTTTGGTGCAAGTGTGAACTATAAGTTCTAA
- a CDS encoding DcaP family trimeric outer membrane transporter — MKTSIKMVAMLLGIGIFPVCAQAQKKVIIENEEPNSIMFVSRDKAGDEIIQIMNNRQQMRFHDPNTPRFLLTDQKGKFALGIGGYVRATAEYDFNGIVDDVDFYPALIHQPGKGNFTKNQFQMDITTSTLFLKLVGRTKHLGDFIVYTAGNFRGDGKTFELQNAYAQFLGFTIGYSYGSFMDLSALPPTIDFAGPNGSTFYRTTQLSYMYDKLKNWKFGAAIEMPSVDGTTNSNVSVNTQRMPDFAASAQFNWNSNSHIKLGAIVRSMTYSSNIYDKAYSTTGFGLQASTTFNITKKLQAYGQFNYGKGIGSYLNDLSNLNVDIVPDPDDEGKMQVLPMMGWYAGLQYNICPKFFVSGTYSLSRLYSENGYPSENPESYRKGQYLVANAFWNVSSNLQVGVEYLRGWRSNYDSSTSHANRLNMLVQYSF, encoded by the coding sequence ATGAAAACAAGCATTAAGATGGTAGCTATGCTACTGGGGATAGGAATTTTCCCCGTCTGTGCCCAGGCACAAAAGAAGGTAATTATCGAAAATGAGGAACCTAATTCGATCATGTTTGTCTCACGAGACAAAGCAGGCGATGAAATCATACAGATTATGAACAACCGCCAACAGATGCGTTTTCACGATCCCAACACTCCCCGCTTCCTGCTCACTGACCAAAAAGGAAAATTCGCCCTCGGTATCGGAGGTTATGTACGTGCTACGGCAGAGTATGATTTTAATGGGATTGTTGACGATGTTGATTTCTATCCGGCATTGATTCACCAACCGGGAAAAGGTAATTTTACCAAAAATCAATTCCAGATGGACATCACCACTTCTACCCTGTTCCTCAAATTGGTAGGACGCACGAAGCATTTGGGAGACTTTATAGTTTACACGGCCGGTAACTTCCGCGGTGACGGAAAAACCTTTGAACTGCAAAATGCGTATGCACAGTTTTTGGGCTTCACTATCGGATATAGCTATGGTTCATTTATGGATCTTTCAGCCTTGCCTCCTACTATCGACTTTGCAGGTCCTAACGGTTCTACCTTTTACCGCACTACGCAATTAAGTTATATGTACGATAAGTTGAAAAACTGGAAGTTCGGTGCAGCTATAGAAATGCCTTCAGTAGACGGCACTACAAATAGCAATGTTTCTGTCAACACCCAACGGATGCCGGATTTTGCAGCTTCTGCACAATTCAACTGGAATAGCAATAGTCACATCAAATTGGGAGCCATCGTTCGCAGCATGACTTATTCAAGCAATATATACGATAAAGCATATTCTACCACCGGATTCGGTCTACAAGCATCTACAACTTTCAATATCACAAAAAAGTTGCAAGCTTACGGACAGTTCAATTATGGAAAAGGTATCGGTTCTTATCTGAATGATTTAAGCAATCTGAACGTGGATATCGTTCCCGATCCTGATGACGAAGGAAAAATGCAGGTTCTGCCAATGATGGGATGGTATGCGGGGTTACAATACAATATTTGCCCGAAATTCTTTGTATCCGGCACTTATAGTTTATCCAGACTTTATTCTGAAAACGGATATCCAAGCGAAAACCCGGAATCTTACCGCAAAGGTCAATATCTTGTTGCTAACGCTTTTTGGAATGTAAGCAGCAATCTGCAAGTAGGCGTTGAATATTTGAGAGGATGGAGAAGCAATTACGACTCTTCAACAAGTCATGCCAACCGGTTGAATATGCTGGTACAGTATTCTTTCTAA
- a CDS encoding RNA polymerase sigma factor gives MGKVEFTQGILDIQSDLQRFAYKLTADRDSAKDLVQDCVLQALDNHEKFAYSKNLKGWMYTLMRNIFVNNYRRTVREMNIIDDTYSINQQHMIEDEDGEKFEFAYDMRQLYRVLHSIPDDMKVPFQMFVAGFKYREIAEKLGLPIGTVKSRLFFIRKRLKEELKEFS, from the coding sequence ATGGGAAAAGTAGAATTTACTCAAGGAATATTAGATATACAATCAGATTTACAACGCTTTGCGTATAAATTGACGGCAGATCGTGATTCTGCCAAAGATTTGGTTCAGGATTGTGTATTACAGGCATTGGATAATCATGAGAAGTTTGCATATAGTAAGAATCTCAAAGGATGGATGTACACACTTATGCGCAATATTTTTGTGAATAACTATCGTCGTACGGTTCGTGAAATGAATATCATAGATGATACCTATTCTATTAATCAACAGCATATGATTGAAGACGAGGATGGTGAGAAGTTTGAGTTTGCCTATGATATGAGGCAACTGTATCGTGTGTTGCATTCCATTCCCGATGATATGAAAGTCCCCTTCCAGATGTTCGTTGCCGGATTTAAGTATAGGGAGATTGCCGAAAAGTTAGGACTGCCGATAGGAACGGTGAAGAGCCGTTTGTTTTTCATCCGTAAGCGGTTGAAAGAAGAACTGAAAGAATTTTCCTGA